A portion of the Mus pahari chromosome 17, PAHARI_EIJ_v1.1, whole genome shotgun sequence genome contains these proteins:
- the Oc90 gene encoding otoconin-90 isoform X2 has translation MIMLLVVGMLMAHCVGGHVLDTPNPQELPPGLSKNINITFFNGAFKNVESVAEIFDCLGSHFTWLQAVFTNFPLLLQFVNSMRCVTGLCPRDFEDYGCACRFEMEGMPVDESDSCCFQHRRCYEEAVEMDCLQDPAKLSADVDCINKQITCESEDPCERLLCSCDKSAVECLAQSGINSSLNFLDVSFCLTQTPEATSGKAATLLPRESVQVLQDTQASRTTSGPGSAEIIAPAKGTTRSAGIDPLRLGVSSVDNGSQETTGKAACDRLAFVHLGDGDGMTAMLQLGEMLFCLTSHCPEEFETYGCYCGREGRGEPRDTLDRCCLSHHCCLEQMRQVGCRHGRRSRSSVVCEDHTAKCVGQSLCEKLLCACDQMAAECMASAFFNQSLKSPDRAECQGEPVSCEDGMLGGTLASSVDSSSEENSEEAAPQMERLRFLEKPPGPLGARSFGGR, from the exons ATGATTATGCTGCTCGTGGTCGGTATGCTGATGGCCCACTGTGTTG GGGGCCATGTCCTGGACACACCAAATCCCCAGGAACTGCCTCCAGGACTGTCAAAAAATATAA ATATCACTTTCTTCAACGGAGCGTTTAAAAACGTGGAAAGTGTGGCTGAAATTTTTG ACTGCCTAGGCTCCCACTTCACCTGGCTGCAGGCTGTCTTCACCAACTTCCCGCTGCTCCTCCAGTTTGTAAACAGTATGAGGTGTGTGACTGGCCTCTGCCCCCGGGATTTTGAAGACTATGGTTGTGCCTGTAGGTTTGAGATGGAAGGGATGCCTGTGGATGAGTCTGATAG CTGCTGCTTCCAGCATCGCAGGTGCTATGAGGAAGCTGTTGAGATGGACTGTCTCCAGGACCCTGCCAAGCTCAGTGCAGATGTGGATTGCATCAACAAACAGATCACATGTG AGTCCGAGGATCCCTGTGAGCGCCTCCTGTGTTCGTGTGACAAGTCTGCTGTGGAGTGCCTGGCTCAGTCTGGCATCAACTCCTCCCTGAACTTCCTGGATGTTTCCTTCTGCCTGACTCAGACTCCAG AAGCAACTAGTGGGAAGGCTGCGACACTGTTGCCTCGAG AATCTGTTCAAGTTCTTCAAGACACACAAGCTTCTAGGACCACATCAGGTCCAG GATCTGCAGAAATTATTGCCCCAGCTAAAGGTACAACCCGTTCTGCTGGCATCGATCCATTGAGGTTGGGAGTCTCATCTGTTGACAATGGTTCTCAGGAAACGACTGGAAAAG CAGCCTGTGACAGATTGGCCTTCGTGCATCTGGGTGATGGGGACGGCATGACGGCCATGCTGCAGCTTGGAGAGATGCTCTTCTGTCTAACATCCCACTGCCCAGAGGAATTTGAAACTTACGGCTGCTactgtggaagagaaggaagaggggagccAAGGGACACCCTGGATAG GTGCTGTCTGTCCCATCACTGCTGTTTGGAGCAGATGAGACAAGTGGGCTGCCGCCATGGAAGGCGTTCTCGGTCATCTGTGGTATGTGAAGACCACACAGCCAAAT GTGTGGGGCAGAGCCTGTGTGAGAAGCTGCTATGTGCCTGCGACCAGATGGCAGCTGAGTGCATGGCCTCTGCCTTCTTTAATCAAAGCCTCAAGTCACCAGACCGAGCTGAGTGCCAAGGCGAGCCTGTGTCCTGTGAGGATGGCATGCTCGGGGGCACCTTGGCCTCTTCTGTGGACTCCAGTTCTGAGGAGAATAGCGAGGAAGCTGCACCTCAGATGGAACGCCTAAGATTTCTGGAAAAGCCTCCTGGTCCCTTGGGGGCCAGGTCCTTCGGTGGGAGATAA
- the Oc90 gene encoding otoconin-90 isoform X1: MIMLLVVGMLMAHCVGGHVLDTPNPQELPPGLSKNINITFFNGAFKNVESVAEIFDCLGSHFTWLQAVFTNFPLLLQFVNSMRCVTGLCPRDFEDYGCACRFEMEGMPVDESDSCCFQHRRCYEEAVEMDCLQDPAKLSADVDCINKQITCESEDPCERLLCSCDKSAVECLAQSGINSSLNFLDVSFCLTQTPEATSGKAATLLPRGIPEKPTDTSQIALSGEVAGEVGADTLTTLSRPKSVQVLQDTQASRTTSGPGSAEIIAPAKGTTRSAGIDPLRLGVSSVDNGSQETTGKACDRLAFVHLGDGDGMTAMLQLGEMLFCLTSHCPEEFETYGCYCGREGRGEPRDTLDRCCLSHHCCLEQMRQVGCRHGRRSRSSVVCEDHTAKCVGQSLCEKLLCACDQMAAECMASAFFNQSLKSPDRAECQGEPVSCEDGMLGGTLASSVDSSSEENSEEAAPQMERLRFLEKPPGPLGARSFGGR, encoded by the exons ATGATTATGCTGCTCGTGGTCGGTATGCTGATGGCCCACTGTGTTG GGGGCCATGTCCTGGACACACCAAATCCCCAGGAACTGCCTCCAGGACTGTCAAAAAATATAA ATATCACTTTCTTCAACGGAGCGTTTAAAAACGTGGAAAGTGTGGCTGAAATTTTTG ACTGCCTAGGCTCCCACTTCACCTGGCTGCAGGCTGTCTTCACCAACTTCCCGCTGCTCCTCCAGTTTGTAAACAGTATGAGGTGTGTGACTGGCCTCTGCCCCCGGGATTTTGAAGACTATGGTTGTGCCTGTAGGTTTGAGATGGAAGGGATGCCTGTGGATGAGTCTGATAG CTGCTGCTTCCAGCATCGCAGGTGCTATGAGGAAGCTGTTGAGATGGACTGTCTCCAGGACCCTGCCAAGCTCAGTGCAGATGTGGATTGCATCAACAAACAGATCACATGTG AGTCCGAGGATCCCTGTGAGCGCCTCCTGTGTTCGTGTGACAAGTCTGCTGTGGAGTGCCTGGCTCAGTCTGGCATCAACTCCTCCCTGAACTTCCTGGATGTTTCCTTCTGCCTGACTCAGACTCCAG AAGCAACTAGTGGGAAGGCTGCGACACTGTTGCCTCGAG GGATTCCTGAAAAGCCCACAGATACCAGTCAGATAGCCCTGTCAGGAGAAG TGGCTGGTGAGGTGGGAGCAGACACACTAACAACCCTCTCCAGACCAA AATCTGTTCAAGTTCTTCAAGACACACAAGCTTCTAGGACCACATCAGGTCCAG GATCTGCAGAAATTATTGCCCCAGCTAAAGGTACAACCCGTTCTGCTGGCATCGATCCATTGAGGTTGGGAGTCTCATCTGTTGACAATGGTTCTCAGGAAACGACTGGAAAAG CCTGTGACAGATTGGCCTTCGTGCATCTGGGTGATGGGGACGGCATGACGGCCATGCTGCAGCTTGGAGAGATGCTCTTCTGTCTAACATCCCACTGCCCAGAGGAATTTGAAACTTACGGCTGCTactgtggaagagaaggaagaggggagccAAGGGACACCCTGGATAG GTGCTGTCTGTCCCATCACTGCTGTTTGGAGCAGATGAGACAAGTGGGCTGCCGCCATGGAAGGCGTTCTCGGTCATCTGTGGTATGTGAAGACCACACAGCCAAAT GTGTGGGGCAGAGCCTGTGTGAGAAGCTGCTATGTGCCTGCGACCAGATGGCAGCTGAGTGCATGGCCTCTGCCTTCTTTAATCAAAGCCTCAAGTCACCAGACCGAGCTGAGTGCCAAGGCGAGCCTGTGTCCTGTGAGGATGGCATGCTCGGGGGCACCTTGGCCTCTTCTGTGGACTCCAGTTCTGAGGAGAATAGCGAGGAAGCTGCACCTCAGATGGAACGCCTAAGATTTCTGGAAAAGCCTCCTGGTCCCTTGGGGGCCAGGTCCTTCGGTGGGAGATAA